The following nucleotide sequence is from Bos taurus isolate L1 Dominette 01449 registration number 42190680 breed Hereford chromosome 3, ARS-UCD2.0, whole genome shotgun sequence.
GAGTGCAGGCGGACGACCTGGTAAAGATGCTCTTTAGCCCAGAAGAGATGGACCTCCCCCACGAGCAGCCCCAAGAAGCCCAGGAGGGGACCCCCGAGCCCCTACAGGAGCCCGTCTCCAGCAGTGAGTCAGGGCACAAGGATGAGCTCTGACAACTCCCGTGGATGGTGATCAGACCCACACGAGGGACTCTGTCCTGCAGCCTGGACTGGCCAGCCCCGGGCGAGGAGCAGTGGGAACCCAGGCCTGCCGCCCAGCTGAGGGGGCTCTGCTCACGGCCGTCCGCATGGTGCTGCTGCTCTTGGAGTGGACATGGCGAGATGGCCCTCTCCCCTCTGGGCCTGACTGAGGGCTCAGGACGCAGGCCCAGAGCCACTCTGGGGGCCCACACAGGCAGCCACGTGACAGCAATACAGTATTTAAGTGCCTGTGTAGACAACCAAAGAATAAATGATTCGTGGTTTTTTTTACCTGGTGGTTTGTTCAGAGTGGAAATATGCCCATTGGCCCTAGAGGTCTCACTTGATGAAAATTGTTCTGGGCAGGACACAGTGGCAGGCCCGCTGTGAGGAGGCCTGGTGCCACACCTGGCTTGGCCACTTCCTGTGCAGCCTCAGGCCAGACACTTAACCTTGGGGACCTCGGGGTTGTCATATGTACGAGGGGGACCATAATCCCTGGTCTGCCCACCTCCCGGGCAGTTGTGTGGCCCAGAGGCGGTATCGGATGTGACAGCATTTTGTAAACTGGAACGCTCTGGGTGGATGGCAAGGATTATCTTTAATCCTTCTCTGGCAGCCAGCATCGGTCAGCAGTGCCCTGGCGTGGTGCCCCCGTGTCAGCCACATGCATCCTGCTCTGCTGCCTGGCCTCTGGGTCCTCAGACCTCAGGGTCTCCATGTGCAGGACAACGCACACCTCTAGGAGACAGTGACAGACCTACCGCTTCAGCTCCTCTGGCCTCAGGCTCATCTCCCACCCTGGGCTTGAGAGGCAGGGGGGTCGTGAGTTGGGAACCTGCAGTCTGAGAGCCCATTTATTGATTTAACCCAcgtttatttattgagcaccagctATGTGTCTGGTGCTGGGAACATGGAAGCAAACAAAACAAGTCCCTGCCCTTGTAGAGCTTGTACTTTAGTAAGGAGACAGGTAACAAACAcataagcgtgtgtgtgtgtgtgagagcctTTGAGGTAGATAAGAAAGCAGGTTAGGCCCTAAGTGGGGACCAGCAACAAGGAGGCCAACCTGGGGGCACAGAGTGGGCAAGGAGAGCAGCCAGTGAGGTCAGGGTCCCGGGGGCCACAGGGAGCACCTGGGCTTTGACTCAGTGGGACAGGAGcccttggaggattttgagcagggGTTGGGGGCGTCTGACTTACATTTTAAAGGCCTCAGTGAAGAATGTACATGGAAAATGGGCTCCAAGAGCAAGTATGGAGACAAGGAGAGCATAGCAAAGGCTGCTGCATTGACCCTGGGGAGAGATGGAGGCAGTGTGGATCGGGCGTTGGcagtggaaaaggtcaggttcTGGATCTCTTCAAAGTAGAAccaaaagggacttccctgggggtccagtggctaagaccctgcatTCCCAACTTTGTAGgggacccgagtttgatccctgaacagggaactaagatcccacgtgccacagctaaaacctggcacagccaagtagataaatattcttaaaattttttaaagtagagcCGACAGGAGTCACTGATGGGTTGGCTGGCATAAGAAGGAACAACAAGGATTTAGCCTGAACAGTTGTGGAAGTGGAGCCACCTTTTTTTCCCATGTCGGGCAGACTGCAGACAAGAGGGTTATGGGCATTGAaatgtgttttgtgtgttttgCTCAAGTTTAAAGAGCCTGTTAAGGAGAAGATTCCTGAATCTGGAGTTCAGGGAGAGGTGGAGGTAGGAGTTGACATTTTGGAGGTTGCCATCGGCACATGGTGGGTGTTCAAAGCCAGGAAACTGAGGTCAGTGTAGACAGAAGAGGAGTCAGAAGACTGGGCCGGGCTGCAGGCAGCTGGAGGGCAGTGGGGTCCAACAGAGGACACGAGGACCAGCCGTGAGCAGGGAGCCAAGACGTCTGGTCCTGGAAGCCGATGAGAGTGTTTCAGGAAGGAGGGGTGAGCAGTGTCTAAAGCTGCTGAGAGGTTGAACAAGCTAAGAACCGGGAACCCGCTTTTGAATTTGGGGATGGACGTGGAGATCAGTGAGAACTTTAGCAAGAGATGTTTCAGTCGTCTTTCAAGTGAGAAGGAGAGGAGAATGAGTGGTGCTGGCAGGCGCAGACCACTCTTCTCAGGAATTTactcgggggcaggaggagctggAGGGAGCTATGAAGGAGCAGTTGTTTTTCAAGTTGGGAGACAGTCTGCTTATGGGAACCATCCTGTAGGGACAGTCACTATTCCTTTAGTCATTGGTGGTCTGTGTCCTGTTTGGATGACCCCCTTGCCTAATGAGGAAAGGACCACGTTAATGGAAAGAACTGCAACTTCATCCACATGCTGAGCTGGACAAGACTTTCACTTCCCACCACTTCCGGCTGTGTGATCTCTTGAGTGTGTTTCCTCACACACTCAAGGGCTATAACATGAGATTATAGCCCTTACCTCCTGGGATGGCTGAGAGTATCAATGAGGGAATATTCATAGAGAGCCTGGCATGACGCTTGACACACAGGAGATACTCAACATTACAGAAGACTAATCAGCCTGATTGTGGTCTTCCAGGAGTTTTCACTTCAAGGCAGATGAACTTCACAATTTCAAAGTATGCTAAACCATAGAGACAGCAGACTGTCTCAGTGTAGCGCATGAAAGGCCAGATGTTTTCAGCGGCAACAGAACTGGAATAAGTGCATATGGTTCGGTGGGTGAGTCCTGCCAGCAGCAGGAGGTGATGGCAGGGTCCAAGCTAAGATTGCTTGGCCTGTGTGTGTGACACACGCACACAAGTGGATCAGCACTGGGGAAGGCTGCTTGAAGTAAAGGGAGAGCAGCCACAGGAGCATGAGAGGGGATCGAGGCAACTCAGCAAACTCAGGGAAGATCTGGACATGGAAGACGTCTGTCTCGACACTCTGGGCAGCTGGCAGAGCTCTCAGCAGGGGTGCCAAAGAGAGCCATTGCTCAGGACTGTttggagaggagaagagggcactgCCAGACACCCTCACCCTGgtttagttgttgtttagttgctaagtcatgtccgactctttgcaaccccatgggctgcagcacgccaggctcccctgtccttcactatttggagctcgctcaaactcatgttcattgagtcagcgatgccatccaaccatctcatcctctgtcaccacccccttctcctcctgccttcagtctttcccagaatcagggtcttttcagtgagtcagttcttcacatcaggtggccaaaggattggagcttcagtatcagttcttccaatgaatattcagggttgatttcctttaggattgactggtttgatctccttgctgtccaagggactctcaggagtcttccccagcaccacagtttaaaacatcagttcttcagtgctcagccttcttcatggtccaactctcacacccatacatgactactggaaaagctatagctttgactagatggacctttgttggcaaagcattgtctctgctttttaatacactgcctaggtttgtcatagcttttctctcaaggagaaagcatctttttaatttcgtggctgcagttactgtccacagtgattttggagcccaaggaaataaagtctgtcattgtttccacttttcccccatctatttgccctgagtTAGTTGTGGGACACAGAAATGAGGCTGGTGGTAGGGCCAGCAGATCTCTTAGTCCTTGGGAAGGAGGCAAAGGAACGATGAGCCAAGTGCTGTGAAAGGAAATATGCAAAGAACATGAAGGATCCCAGATCAGAGCACCCGACCCTGCCGGAGTGGGCGAGACACTGAGGTGGCCACCCTGCTGGGTCACACTGGGGTGGCCACGCTGCTGGCGGCACTGCTTTCTAGCTGTGCCGCCTAGGGCAAGTCCTCTCCATTTTAAGCCTGGGATTCCACGGGAAAGTCAGACTCCAAGCTGGGGGGAGTTTGGCCAGCACCACCACCTGAGCCGCCAGCGTttcagatggtggctgcagaGAATGTGCTGGACGGCAACCAACTGAGTCAGACCCTCTTAACTGGCAGGGGGAAAGGACCGGGGGAGGTGCTCCTGTGTTCCACTGGGAGGGAGGCAGAAATGTCATCTCCACACCCATCAGTCAGTGGTCACCACAGATCTACCTACTAAGCACCCGCCCCGCCAGGCACTGCCAGGCAGGAAGGGGCAGTGGGTCTTCAGCCACACAGGGTGAGAAGGCAGCCAACCTGCACCCAGGGTGAGAGGGCACGAGGGGGAGATCGCCCTGGAGGGGGCAGAGCCCTCATTAGCCACAATTCTTCAGGCGTATTATGTTTTCCAGAAGCACTTCTCACCCATATTGATCCTTCTAAACTCCCTCATGACCCAGACAGATGAATGCTATTGTCTCTATTCTTCAGGTTGAGGACCAGAACCAGAGAAGCAAAGGGACTTGCCTAGCATCACACAGCTTTTCAGTGGCAGAGATAAAGCTAGGATCCCTAAGTTTCTTGTAATTTAAGTGAAAGCACTTTTTAAACAGTGAAGTGTGATACCCCAGGGAAGTTTCTAGTTAGCTCTTAATGGAGGCTGGGGTGGGTTCCTGAGCCTTGTTGCTTTCCCCACATGCCTGGGAGTTGCTGGACTGCAGGGGGCCATGGGAATTGCAGAAGCCCTGGGTGGAGAAGCTGCGCCTGGTTAGGGAACTCAACTCCAGAAGCAGGATCTGGATTCCAAAGGGCTTTGGGACATGGGTGAGGGAAGGCCTTTGGGGTAGGAGAGAATGTTTTGGTAGAACAGACTCAAGACCACAAGTAACAGAAGGGATAAGAGTTTCCAAGGGAGATGTGAGCATCATTGTGGATCATAAAGTGGGTCTGGTCCAGTGTGGGGagggcttggggtggggggccTAGCCAGGAGGAGCGAGCAGTTCCTGAGTGCAGCTGGGTGACCCTAAGCATCTCGCTTCCTGTCTCTGATTCTCAGCTTTTCATTTGTCAGTGGAGGGCCTTGTAGTCCCTGATCTCCCGGACTGTGTGGCCTTGAGGATCCTAAGGCTCAGAGACCTGACTCAGGTGCTACTCGGGATCAGAATGACTCCTGGATCCTCCTTACAGAGGAAGCCCTGCATCAGGCtggaagagggcttccctggtggctcagccatgaagaatccacctgccttgCAGCAGACACAgtagacacaggttccatccctgggtgtggaagattcCCCAggggaggaaatgtcaacccactccagtattcttgcctagaaaatcccatggacagagaagcttggaggactacaatccatagggtcacaaagagctggacatggcttagcaacctAACAACAAAGGCTGGGAGAAGCCAAGCCCAGCCGGGAGAGGGCAGTCAGTCCTTCAGGAATGAATAACTGCTGAGTGGCAGCCCCATGCAGGCAGTCCGCACTCTCTCAAACACTGGGCAGCTCTCTGGGTGATTCCATGAAGCTAATTAGATTTCATGAATCTAATTCCATGATTTAGAGGTGAGGACACAGGCTccacagccagccagccagctcaGGCCCGTTCCTCCTGGTGCTGCAAGAAAGGTGGGGTGTGGACTAGACAGATCTGATAGGAAAGCACCCTGACCCCGGCTTCCTAGCTTGGGGTAGGTCACCTCTCTCAGTCTCGGTTCCTTATCCGTGAAGGGGCGCCCATCGTGTGAGGGGTTGTCTACGAATAGAGGGATAAGGCCTAGAAACCCTTGCCCGGAGTTTCCACTCTGGGCGCCAGGAGTCCCCTGCTCCTCTACATCCTTCTCTCGCTGCCTGTGGTGGAGGGATCGGAATTAGGGACTGACTGTACCATGGCTCTAGGCCCGGCTAGCTTTGGGGGACTCACAGGCGGCCCCAGGACAGCCAGATCCACGTGGCTCGGGACTTTCCAGATCTGAGGACCGCGGTGGGagatgagggggtggggggaacagtaTAGGGAACCACAGGCCCAGCAGCTCCCACCGCCCCCTTGAGGGcaggcccctcccccagctgGCAGGCGCGGGGCCGCGGGCCATAACAGGGCCCACGCCCCGGCGGGCTCACAGGGCAGCATTGTCTGCAGAGCCTGGCACCCTCTCGTTTGCATAGCCACGTGAAGAATGCGAGGGAGCGGGCGGGGCTGCCCCTGCGGAGGGGTTCTGGGTGGAGGGTGCCTGGAGCCCAGGGTCGGCGGCAGGACCCTGCCTTCCCCCAGCGCAGCATGGGGAAAGGCGAGGCGAGTGGGACGCTTGGGTAGGAGCGGGTGCGGGGGCGAGGGTGGGGGCTGGCGGGAGCAGGAACAGGATTGTGACATTCCCCGGCACCCACGCCTGGGGAGCCGAACTGAACGTGAGGGGATTGCTAATGAGGTCGACGAGAGTTAAACATTCCCTTGCTCCAGAGGGCTGAGCTGGGACtggagaaaggaggggagggggcctCTCAGAGGGGGCAACCTGAACCCCAGGAATGTGCAGAGGCCACTGCtccccaccaggctgttctgGAGCTAGGGGCCAGGGCCTGGTGCCTCAGGCCCCAGCAGGAGTGTTAAGCCAGCCAGCAAAGGGATTAGCAGCCTGAGCAGTCTGCCCTCCTTCAGGCTGATGCCAAAGGTTGGTGAtatctcccacctccctgccaggctcctggctGGCTGGCAGCCAGCTCTGTCCCAGCCTTCATGAGGTCTCTCTTCTGCCCCCAACCTCAGATCTCAAACAGACCCCCTGTTTGAGTGAGTCTGGCCCTCCCCTCTTTTGATACACATGGTCCCAGGGACCCAGGACCTCTCTCCCCAacatcccctccccagcccagtcTCTCCATAGCTGACCTCAGAACCTGCTCCAAAAAGTTCTCCTTGATGTCTAACCCTAGTCTTACCGCCTGTAAATTGGAATTCCATTCTCTTTCCATCCTACAGGCAAGGGACAGAAAACCCCAAGGGTCAGATCAACTGTGTGATGGCAACATCCATCATCTCAGGGCTGATGCTTGGGGTAGGAATGAGAAATTTAGGGCACTTGTATCAGCTTCTAAAGGGGTTCCCCTAGGGAAAAGGCCCTGAGAGCCAGCCTGGGTcactcctcccagcccctccttTCTCTATCCCTGGGGAGGGGAACCCACCTTGGccacgccccaccccaccccccaccccagggggcTGGGCAGGAGGAGCTTTGCTGGGGACCTTGCCCTGGCTTAGGCGGCTACTGTGGGCGGGCCCCTGGCCTTTCCAGCTTGGGCCTCCCCCTGCATTCTAGAGCCTGGATCTGCTGCCTTTGCTGCTGCCACTGCAGGGCTGCCGCCTCTCCTCTTCAGCCTCTGACCACTTGCTTCACCCACCCTCCCACCCTGCTGCTCCTGTCACCTGGCCATGATCTCGGCCCCCCCAGGGATCCTggcccagccctgagccctggaACCCCCAGTCCCCTCCCTTGGCCATGGCCAACTCCGGCCTTCAGCTCCTGGGCTACTTCCTGGCTATGGGTGGCTGGGTGGGCATCATCGCCAGCACAGCCCTGCCGCAGTGGAAGCAGTCCTCCTACGCGGGAGACGCTATCATCACCGCCGTGGGCCTCTATGAAGGGCTCTGGATGTCCTGCGCCTCCCAGAGCACCGGTCAGGTGCAGTGCAAGCTTTATGACTCGCTGCTCGCCCTGGAAGGTAGGCCTCATGCCCtctgggatggggaggtgggaagtgggggtggggggcccggAGCAGGCTTTCCCACAGTCTGCCATCTGCCCTGGGCTGCACTCGCCAGCCCCTGAGCCCGTGCACTCGTGAAGAGCCAGGTCAGCCTGTCCCCTGTCCGGGAACAGGGGTTCTAGGTTCTAGCAACTGTGGGTCCACATGCCGGCTCTGCCACTGCAGCCTTGAAGGAGTCCCTGACCCTCTATGTCCTCATCTGGAAAGGGGAGGACTAGGACTCTGGCAGGACTCTGGGAGGGTCGGAGGAGATGACTGCCGGCACTCAGAGGGGCTCGGTCAAGACCCCTCCCTCTGTTTCTCCCCACACTCTGTGCAGACACACGTGTGCACATATCTACTTGTCAGTCCTGCCACGTAGACAAGTGTGCGGGCACTCGGGtgcacctacacacacacacaccgattcaagggacatgaacttgagaaactcccggagatggtgagggacagggaagcctgcatgctgcagtccatggggtctcagagtcagacatgactaacacacacacaagcgtGTGCATGTACACGCACGTCCACACACAGGCACCTGAGTAGGCAGGCAGTTCTCCTCCTCCTGAGGTGTGCGACTGAGTCTGACAAGTTGGCTCATAAACAGATACCACTATATAGCTCTACCCTGGCTGGGAGCCCACCCACCGCCCTCTGCCCAGGGCCCCACAGGCCTGAGCCAGGCTACTGTCACATGGCCCCCGCCACTGCAGACCAGACAGGTCATCTGGCCTCCATCAGGGACCCAGATCCCCTGAGCTGCCCCTGGGCCCGGGACTGACCCCAGCAGCAGGCATCCAGCTACCATGGGTGACTCAAGGGGCAGAGGGAAAGGTGACCAGAGTCAGATCCCTCAGCTCCTCCTTCTGCCGGATCTGAAAGGCCCCAGGAGAAGCTGCCTCCCAACCCCACTGCCTGCGAGGGCTGTGCCAGGCCCCAAGGGGTCGCCTGGTCAGAAAGCAGCAGATGGGAGAACTCATGCCCCCCATCACCACACACTATCCCAAGGACCCCGCAAGCGAGAGTGAGTGGTGGAGTTCACTGGTGTGGCTCAGCTCCACACCCTGCTCTcacaccctccccatcccctcaaACCTACGCAAGTAGCACCTCCAACTTCAGCTCCAGGCACCCCCATCTTGGGCTCCTCCCACCCGCCTACTTCTCCCACCCCCGGCTCAGTCCCTCCCGCTCCACCCAGGTCACATCCAGTCAGCACGAGCCCTGATGGTGGTGGCTGTGCTCCTGGGCTTCGTGGCCATGGTCCTCAGTGTCGTCGGCATGAAGTGCACCCGGGTCGGAGACAGCAACCCCATCGCCAAGGGCCGTGTCGCCATCGCTGGGGGTGCCCTCTTCCTCCTGGCGGGTAAGTGCCCAGCTCCTCCCCCACCATCTTGACCGTAGCAAGTAGCCCCATGCTGGCTGGCCATCTGGGGGCCGGAGCAGAGCTGAGACCTCCCTCCCCTGTCCTTAGGCCTCTGCACTTTGACGGCCGTCTCATGGTATGCCACCCTGGTGACCCAGGAGTTCTTCAACCCCAGCACACCTGTCAACGCCAGGTGAGTGCCAGGACATGGCTTGAGCCATGGCTGGGCCTCTCGCTCCACCTTCTCTGAGGCCACTGGCCTTCGTCCAGCAGGGTGCCCGGAGGGGAAACAAGGGACAGGCCCCAGGAGCTGTCTCTGAGAAGTTCTTTGGTGTGGGGAGCAGACAGCATGTGGCTGGGCCCTCCAACGGGGCGGGAGGCCTATGGAAGCCACCCCAAGGGGTAATGCCCTGGCTCTTGATTTAAATCCCAGCTCCACACAGGCTGTCTGTCTGACTGGCAAGTTCCTTAATCTTTCCGTGTCTGATTTCCTGCCCTGGAACATGCAACTAGGACCAGGGACACAGCTTAGTGTGGTTGTGAGGGTTCTGTGAGATGGTGCAGGTAAGggacctagcacagtgcctgggtTCTTATTTCTGTAGGAGGCACAATGACTTTGAGCCAAAGAGATGAGGTTGGAAAAGTCTTAAGGGAAGATGGCAGAGGCCCTTGCAGCCATAGGAAGCTTtcttttccccctccaggggTGGAAGGCAGGACAATCCCTCTGGCTGTGGTGTGAGAATGATGGGGAGTGGGCAAGGCCAGTAAGGTTCTGTTGTAGAGGTCTGGAGCAGAGGGCTTAGGGCTGAGGGGCAGAGATACTTAGAGGCTAAAATGGTCAGGACTTGTAAGGTCAAGGTGTGGGGGCCAAATAAGGGGCTCTGTGAAGGGACTGGCCCCTCCCCTTACCTCTCAGCTCTGCCAGGAGCAGAGAATGGGACAGTCTCAACCCCAGATATCCCAACAGACCTTGAGGCCTGGGGTGGAGGATGAGGAGAGATGGCTGGGTCATTGCAGTCTggagggctccctggaggaggcagcaatatggagaggggaggaaaaggagacttcAGGATGAGGTTCAATCCCCGAGGCTGGCAGCTGTAACCACAAAAACCTGCGAAGCAAGAGGTAGAGCAGCTCAGAGACGCCAGGCTGACACTCAGCCTGTTCCTTCAGCATTCCTCAAGGTTGCCCGAATcgcaggccctgtgctgggccctggggacaTAGATGAATCCGGTGCTGTCTGCCCTTAAGGTGCTCCCCAGGGAGCCAGACAAGCAAGGAACTGATCAGCCACCATGTGAGAGTCAGTGCCAGGTGGCGAGCAAAGCGGTCAGGGAAAGCTGCTGGAGGAGGTGGTATCTACACTGGGTCCGGGAGGCAGAGGGGACGCAGGTAGGGGACACTCCAGCAGGGGGCGCCTCGGAACCAAAGGTGGCTGCAGAGGGGACGCCGGGCTGTCCCACCTAGTCTAGGGGTGGAGAGGCTGGAGTGCCAGATGGAAAAGGCGGAGGAGTCTGGCCTTCCCCAGAGGGCAGTGAGAGCCCAGTGGCGAGTTCCGTGGGCCAGACCATGACCAAGAGAGGTGGCTGGACTGCCCCGTTCCTCCCCTCCCTGACCcccgctccccctcccccccacccccctccccagccacacacaccccaccttgCACTGGCCAGAGGAGGAAAGAGGCCCGAGGTTGCACGGAGCAGACCAGCCTGGGCCTGGGTCACTCTGGGTCTGTGGTGTTGATGTGCTGCGACAGGGGCTGAAGAAAGGATGT
It contains:
- the CLDN19 gene encoding claudin-19, whose protein sequence is MANSGLQLLGYFLAMGGWVGIIASTALPQWKQSSYAGDAIITAVGLYEGLWMSCASQSTGQVQCKLYDSLLALEGHIQSARALMVVAVLLGFVAMVLSVVGMKCTRVGDSNPIAKGRVAIAGGALFLLAGLCTLTAVSWYATLVTQEFFNPSTPVNARYEFGPALFVGWAAAGLALLGGSFLCCTCPEPERANNSPQPYRPGPSTAAREYV
- the CLDN19 gene encoding claudin-19 isoform X1, giving the protein MANSGLQLLGYFLAMGGWVGIIASTALPQWKQSSYAGDAIITAVGLYEGLWMSCASQSTGQVQCKLYDSLLALEGHIQSARALMVVAVLLGFVAMVLSVVGMKCTRVGDSNPIAKGRVAIAGGALFLLAGLCTLTAVSWYATLVTQEFFNPSTPVNARYEFGPALFVGWAAAGLALLGGSFLCCTCPEPERANNSPQPYRPGPSTAAREPVVKLSASTKGPLGV